In Thermococcus thioreducens, a genomic segment contains:
- a CDS encoding M55 family metallopeptidase: MRAFISLDLEGLPYIVSREHLFVKGALYSEARKIATEIVKVTAETLHHELGFEEIIIADSHGPMVNILPEDTPDYIELVRGFPRPLSMVAFARGSDAALFLGYHAKAGTDRATFDHTYSGASIDSLEINGVEVSEFLLNAYLLGSWGIPVILVGGDRRLIETDVKTFTPWAVGVPFKESPSRYAAKSPGMRRIKAMLREGVIEAVGRLKKEEAKPLVTEEPVHVRVRFLRSDMADTAELLPFVKRLDGKTVEFEAKTVEEAYKVFELLTLAAAGVNAIVTR; encoded by the coding sequence ATGCGTGCATTCATATCCCTCGACCTTGAGGGCCTGCCATACATAGTCAGCAGGGAGCATCTCTTCGTGAAGGGAGCACTCTACTCAGAGGCCAGGAAGATAGCGACCGAGATAGTAAAGGTCACCGCGGAAACACTACACCATGAGCTGGGTTTTGAGGAGATCATCATAGCGGACAGCCACGGGCCGATGGTAAACATACTGCCCGAGGACACGCCGGACTACATCGAGCTGGTGAGGGGCTTTCCAAGGCCGCTCAGCATGGTGGCCTTTGCAAGGGGGAGTGACGCAGCCCTCTTCCTTGGCTACCACGCCAAGGCGGGTACCGATAGAGCGACCTTCGACCACACATACAGTGGAGCATCAATAGACAGTCTGGAAATCAACGGCGTTGAAGTGAGCGAGTTCCTCCTCAACGCCTACCTCCTCGGCAGCTGGGGAATTCCCGTGATACTGGTGGGTGGAGACAGGAGGCTCATAGAGACCGACGTTAAAACCTTCACCCCCTGGGCAGTTGGTGTCCCCTTCAAGGAGTCCCCCTCGCGCTACGCCGCCAAGAGCCCCGGAATGCGCAGGATAAAGGCCATGCTGAGGGAGGGAGTTATAGAAGCCGTCGGGAGGCTGAAGAAGGAGGAGGCAAAGCCGCTCGTGACTGAGGAGCCCGTCCACGTCAGGGTTCGCTTCCTCAGAAGCGACATGGCTGACACGGCCGAACTGCTGCCCTTTGTGAAGCGCCTTGATGGAAAAACGGTCGAGTTTGAGGCCAAGACCGTAGAAGAGGCATACAAGGTGTTCGAGCTGCTAACCTTGGCCGCGGCTGGGGTGAACGCGATAGTGACGAGGTAA
- a CDS encoding DEAD/DEAH box helicase — MYLRRDIIEPRVYQEVIYARCKDNNCLVVLPTGLGKTLIAMLIADYRLSKYGGKVLMLAPTKPLAVQHAESFRRLFDISPEKINVLTGELSPKQRAELWERSVIVTATPQTVENDILTGKISLEDVVLLVFDEAHRAVGNYSYVFIAKEYLKTAKHPLVLGLTASPGSDEERIREIIRNLGIERIEIRTESSPDVKPYVQRMSFEWVKVELPGIYKEVRKLLREMLKESLKPLAQFGLVSTYSPDISKREVLQAGSKINQEVARGNYELGRLRMYQAKAVKLQHAIELLETQGLTALRAYLKKLREDKRTKSSRQLMEDPRMRKVIYLLVQAKELGLDHPKMESMLEMVKEQLKKKPNSKIIVFTNYRDTGRKIVEVLHGEGVTAERFIGQASRSNDRGMSQREQKEVLDRFSRGEFNVLVATSVGEEGLDVPEVDLVVFYEPVPSAIRSIQRRGRTGRHRPGRVVILMARGTRDEAYYWSSRRKEKGMFEAIKKIVRELEKAHPNRAEIRENVPERVEMPSKGKITPLDEFLKPKEKPEKAEKKVEKAEKPTPSKEEVYEKLPIKPVFVKKPKGIVVYVDSRELRSGVPKHLKELGAEIEVRTLDVADYVVSEEVGIERKSANDFIGSIIDGRLFDQVERLKRAYKKPVIIIEGELYGIRNVHPNAIRGAIAAVTLDWGVPILFSSGTEETAQFIYLMAKREQEERKKEVRLRSEKKALTLAERQRLIVEGLPNVSATLAKRLLKHFGNVERVFTATEEELQEVEGIGPKKAREIRKVITAPYVEDEDKA; from the coding sequence ATGTATCTCCGCCGCGATATAATCGAGCCCCGCGTTTATCAGGAGGTAATCTACGCCCGCTGTAAGGACAACAACTGCCTCGTGGTTCTTCCGACGGGGTTAGGAAAGACTCTTATAGCCATGCTCATAGCCGATTATAGGCTCTCGAAGTACGGGGGAAAAGTCCTCATGCTCGCCCCGACGAAGCCTTTGGCAGTCCAGCACGCCGAGAGCTTCAGGCGGCTCTTTGACATCTCCCCGGAGAAGATAAACGTCCTTACAGGCGAGCTCTCGCCCAAGCAGAGGGCCGAGCTGTGGGAGAGGAGTGTCATCGTGACGGCTACGCCCCAGACCGTTGAAAACGACATCCTCACCGGAAAAATCTCCTTAGAGGACGTTGTTCTGCTCGTTTTTGACGAGGCCCACAGGGCGGTGGGAAACTACTCCTACGTCTTCATAGCCAAGGAGTACCTTAAAACCGCTAAACACCCGCTCGTACTCGGTCTTACGGCATCCCCCGGGAGCGACGAGGAGAGGATACGCGAGATAATCAGGAACCTCGGGATAGAGCGCATCGAGATCAGGACGGAGAGCTCGCCCGACGTCAAACCCTACGTGCAAAGAATGAGCTTTGAATGGGTGAAGGTCGAGCTTCCCGGCATCTACAAAGAGGTGCGGAAGCTCCTCCGAGAGATGCTCAAGGAGAGCCTCAAGCCCCTCGCCCAGTTCGGGCTTGTCTCGACTTACTCGCCGGACATCTCAAAGAGGGAAGTCCTCCAGGCGGGCTCGAAGATAAACCAGGAGGTCGCGCGGGGCAACTACGAGCTCGGCCGGCTTAGAATGTACCAGGCCAAGGCGGTGAAGCTGCAGCACGCGATAGAACTGCTTGAGACGCAGGGGCTGACTGCGCTGAGGGCTTATCTCAAGAAGCTCCGCGAAGATAAGAGGACGAAATCCAGCAGGCAGCTCATGGAAGACCCGCGCATGAGGAAGGTGATATACCTCCTTGTCCAGGCGAAGGAGCTCGGCCTCGACCACCCGAAGATGGAGAGCATGCTGGAGATGGTTAAGGAGCAACTGAAGAAAAAGCCGAACTCAAAAATCATAGTTTTCACCAACTACCGCGACACCGGAAGGAAGATCGTCGAGGTTCTCCACGGTGAGGGAGTAACTGCCGAGCGCTTCATCGGCCAGGCGAGCAGGAGCAACGACCGGGGGATGAGCCAGAGGGAGCAGAAAGAAGTCCTCGACAGGTTCTCGCGCGGCGAGTTCAACGTTTTGGTGGCCACGAGCGTTGGCGAGGAAGGCCTCGATGTTCCAGAGGTCGATCTCGTCGTCTTCTACGAGCCGGTGCCCTCGGCGATAAGGAGCATCCAGAGGCGCGGAAGGACCGGGAGGCACAGGCCGGGAAGGGTAGTTATACTGATGGCCCGGGGGACGCGCGATGAAGCCTACTACTGGAGCTCAAGGAGAAAAGAAAAGGGCATGTTCGAGGCTATAAAAAAGATAGTGCGTGAACTTGAAAAAGCTCATCCAAACCGGGCTGAAATAAGGGAAAATGTTCCGGAGCGTGTTGAGATGCCTTCGAAGGGGAAGATAACCCCGCTCGATGAGTTCCTGAAGCCGAAGGAAAAGCCCGAAAAAGCTGAGAAGAAAGTGGAAAAGGCCGAGAAACCCACGCCTTCCAAGGAGGAGGTCTATGAGAAGCTCCCGATAAAGCCGGTCTTTGTGAAAAAACCGAAGGGGATAGTCGTCTACGTTGACAGCCGCGAGCTGAGGAGCGGCGTTCCAAAGCACCTGAAGGAGCTCGGAGCGGAGATAGAGGTCAGAACCCTCGACGTTGCCGACTACGTCGTGAGCGAGGAGGTCGGGATAGAAAGGAAGAGCGCCAACGACTTCATAGGGTCTATCATCGACGGCAGGCTCTTTGACCAGGTTGAGAGGCTGAAGAGGGCCTACAAGAAGCCCGTCATAATCATTGAAGGCGAGCTCTATGGCATCAGAAACGTCCACCCCAACGCCATCAGGGGTGCGATAGCGGCTGTAACCCTCGACTGGGGGGTTCCGATACTGTTCTCCTCCGGAACAGAAGAGACTGCCCAGTTCATTTACCTCATGGCCAAGCGCGAGCAGGAGGAGAGGAAGAAGGAGGTTCGCCTTAGGAGCGAGAAGAAGGCTCTAACGCTTGCTGAGAGGCAGAGGCTAATCGTTGAAGGTCTGCCCAATGTCTCGGCGACGCTGGCCAAGAGACTCCTTAAGCACTTCGGAAACGTGGAGAGGGTTTTCACGGCAACGGAGGAGGAGCTCCAGGAGGTTGAGGGAATCGGGCCGAAGAAGGCGAGGGAGATAAGGAAGGTGATAACTGCCCCTTACGTGGAGGACGAGGACAAAGCTTAA
- a CDS encoding PIN domain-containing protein, whose protein sequence is MEIAVVVDTNVIFAALVRSEGLNRYILALYPELFPFFYPQLVQEEITNHISEIAKKAGITPEEIEIAMEIIFEPMTPVSSSQLRHYKQEARKYVRDHADAPFVACALALKMNTMMLSS, encoded by the coding sequence ATGGAAATCGCTGTAGTCGTTGATACCAACGTCATCTTCGCGGCACTCGTTCGCTCAGAAGGCCTTAATAGATACATCCTGGCACTTTATCCCGAACTATTTCCGTTTTTCTATCCACAACTTGTTCAGGAAGAGATAACGAACCACATTAGTGAGATTGCAAAAAAGGCAGGAATAACACCAGAGGAGATAGAAATCGCAATGGAAATCATATTTGAACCAATGACACCAGTATCGAGCTCTCAGCTTCGTCACTACAAACAAGAAGCAAGAAAATACGTCCGGGATCATGCAGATGCTCCCTTTGTAGCCTGCGCGCTGGCACTAAAAATGAATACGATGATGTTATCCTCCTAA
- a CDS encoding segregation and condensation protein A, with amino-acid sequence MESRREEEITPVDILLQLVQMGKVDPWNIDIVDLTEKYIERLREMKELDLRVSARAILAASILVRMKSEALLHADEEEEEKHHEERIRVEVEPLAPPLRRVERYYTFDDLLDALMDALEEAEKRKPRKRKKVEIEEEVFVVDDFRVDIEKHVYRLHEIVVNMYRETREPINFWDLVFDPTPKIVARTFLYLLFLSNMGKVDLIQEEPSGEIFVVPVGEA; translated from the coding sequence ATGGAATCGCGTCGCGAGGAGGAGATAACGCCCGTCGACATTCTCCTCCAGCTCGTTCAGATGGGCAAGGTCGATCCCTGGAACATAGACATAGTGGACCTGACCGAGAAGTACATCGAGAGACTCAGGGAAATGAAGGAGCTCGACCTCCGCGTTTCGGCGAGGGCCATCCTGGCGGCGTCAATCCTCGTCAGGATGAAGAGCGAGGCCCTGCTCCACGCCGACGAGGAGGAAGAGGAGAAGCACCACGAGGAGCGCATAAGGGTGGAGGTTGAACCCCTGGCACCTCCGCTCAGAAGGGTCGAGCGCTACTACACCTTCGACGACCTGCTTGATGCACTCATGGACGCCCTTGAGGAGGCCGAGAAGAGGAAGCCGCGGAAGAGGAAGAAGGTCGAGATAGAGGAGGAGGTATTCGTCGTCGACGACTTCCGCGTTGACATCGAGAAGCACGTTTACAGGCTCCACGAGATAGTCGTGAACATGTACCGGGAAACAAGGGAGCCGATAAACTTCTGGGACCTGGTCTTTGATCCGACGCCGAAGATAGTGGCCAGAACTTTCCTCTACCTGCTGTTCCTCTCCAACATGGGCAAGGTTGACCTCATTCAGGAGGAGCCCTCCGGGGAGATATTCGTCGTGCCTGTGGGGGAGGCATGA
- the smc gene encoding chromosome segregation protein SMC, giving the protein MPYIEKIEMKGFKSYGNRKVVVPLSKGFTAIVGANGSGKSNIGDAVLFVLGGLSAKAMRATRISDLIFAGTKTEAPAKYAEVAMYFNNEDRGFPIDEDEVVIKRRVYPDGRSTYWLNGKRTSRSDILDVLSAAMISPEGYNLVLQGDITKFIKMSPTERRMLIDEISGIAEYDAKKEKALKELKQAEENLARVDLLIREVKSQLDKLEKERNDALRYLDLKDRVEKAKVTLLLGEIRKLKSLIEENNLRDKEIEAEIAAIEERLKDIAKEIVAKEKELNAIEKELEDKSEDGILEVTRKISEVQSKIEMARKNIELAQKEIEDSQHRLAKTKEELKKVSEEIEKSRNAIQRWTKRREKLKAEIKEKEVVKNELVIKLGEIDRDFAIAKQDFDKVVDELEEAKRELYMKESDIRKFEEEIERLKTKIAQDSAKRTALKSKIEEAKKSLEAKRSELGEIDGKMSKAEARLRKAEKELEEKTKALRKVEGELSKAREELIKAEAQREVRGNRAIEFLKNQNIPGLYGSLGELISVEDKDYALAVEVALGGNYDNVVVEDDKVAEKAIKLLKEKKLGRLTFLPLNKIKPRSMRERPSLGIPAMDVVQYDPRFKNAVAYALGDTLIVSDMGEARAVGIGKVRMVTLGGELLERSGAITGGHYRPRGKLGVNVDEIRKRAERLEREKEALESSINALKIEVKGLQNELFELRMRKSDLSKDLQVVQREMERLLAEDKALKEGIEESERLIEVLEKRIHGTKGDMAKLRGRIERLEKKREKLKRALENPEARELNQKIREVEHEISKLREELSKVESKLENLEIRINEELLPRKADLEEEIEGLVNRINALKANIAENENAIKEFEKELEELRKAEESVKDELKELRERREKVKNEIIDLRSEKDELNSKLQELRIEANTLKIKLAQYEATLKEKQDELKHHDTKLIRSIKEVPLELEALREQIEKMEEEIRSLEPVNMKAIEDFEVVERRYLELKSKREQVLAEKESIEEFIEEIEGQKRNVFMQTLSEIARNFSELFAKLSPGGSARLILENPDDPFAGGLEIEAKPAGKDVKRIEAMSGGEKALTALAFVFAIQRYKPAPFYLFDEIDAHLDDANVKRVADLIKEASQNSQFIVITLRDVMMANADKIIGVSMRNGVSRVVALSLEKAMKILEEARKRSEAEHAEMFGHLSG; this is encoded by the coding sequence ATGCCGTACATCGAGAAGATTGAAATGAAAGGCTTCAAATCCTACGGTAACCGGAAGGTAGTCGTCCCTCTTTCTAAGGGGTTTACAGCGATCGTTGGTGCCAACGGTTCTGGAAAGAGCAACATCGGTGACGCCGTTCTCTTCGTTCTCGGTGGACTGTCTGCCAAGGCCATGCGTGCCACCAGGATAAGCGACCTTATATTCGCGGGCACAAAAACAGAGGCGCCGGCAAAGTACGCCGAGGTGGCGATGTACTTCAACAACGAGGACAGGGGCTTTCCAATCGATGAGGATGAGGTCGTGATAAAGCGCCGCGTTTATCCCGACGGGAGGAGCACCTACTGGCTCAACGGCAAGAGAACAAGCAGGAGCGACATACTCGACGTCCTCAGCGCCGCGATGATTTCGCCCGAAGGATACAACCTCGTTCTCCAGGGGGATATAACCAAGTTCATCAAGATGAGCCCGACCGAGAGGAGGATGCTCATAGACGAGATATCAGGAATAGCGGAGTACGATGCAAAGAAGGAGAAGGCCCTGAAGGAGCTGAAGCAGGCCGAAGAAAACCTCGCTCGCGTTGACCTGCTCATCAGGGAAGTCAAATCCCAGCTCGACAAGCTTGAAAAGGAGCGCAACGATGCCCTCCGCTACCTCGACCTCAAAGACCGTGTCGAGAAGGCGAAGGTTACGCTTCTCCTTGGTGAGATACGGAAGCTGAAGTCCCTGATTGAAGAGAACAATCTCCGCGACAAGGAGATAGAGGCAGAGATAGCTGCCATAGAGGAGCGCCTCAAGGACATAGCCAAGGAGATAGTCGCCAAAGAGAAGGAGCTGAACGCCATCGAGAAGGAGCTTGAAGATAAGAGCGAGGACGGCATCCTTGAGGTTACCCGGAAGATCAGCGAGGTTCAGTCGAAGATCGAGATGGCGAGGAAGAACATCGAGCTGGCCCAGAAGGAGATAGAGGACAGTCAGCACAGGCTCGCCAAGACAAAGGAGGAGCTGAAGAAGGTATCCGAGGAAATAGAGAAGAGCAGGAATGCCATTCAGCGCTGGACGAAGAGGCGCGAGAAGCTCAAGGCGGAGATAAAGGAGAAAGAGGTCGTCAAAAACGAGCTGGTCATCAAGCTCGGAGAGATAGACAGGGACTTTGCGATAGCCAAACAGGACTTCGACAAGGTCGTTGACGAACTTGAGGAGGCCAAGAGGGAGCTCTACATGAAGGAGAGCGACATCAGGAAGTTCGAGGAAGAGATAGAGCGCCTTAAGACCAAGATTGCACAGGACAGCGCTAAGAGAACGGCACTCAAGTCCAAAATCGAGGAGGCAAAGAAATCCCTTGAGGCCAAGCGTTCCGAGCTCGGGGAGATAGACGGAAAGATGTCGAAGGCGGAGGCGAGGCTTAGGAAGGCGGAAAAGGAGCTTGAGGAAAAGACCAAAGCCCTCAGAAAGGTCGAAGGGGAGCTTTCTAAAGCGAGGGAAGAGCTCATCAAAGCCGAGGCCCAGCGTGAGGTGAGGGGCAACCGGGCCATAGAGTTCCTCAAGAACCAGAACATTCCCGGCCTCTACGGCTCGCTTGGAGAGCTGATAAGCGTTGAGGACAAGGACTATGCTCTGGCTGTGGAGGTCGCCCTCGGTGGGAACTACGACAACGTTGTGGTCGAGGACGATAAGGTCGCCGAGAAGGCCATCAAGCTCCTCAAGGAGAAAAAGCTCGGAAGGCTGACCTTCCTCCCGCTCAACAAGATAAAGCCCCGTTCTATGCGCGAGAGGCCTTCGCTCGGCATCCCTGCGATGGACGTCGTTCAGTACGACCCGCGCTTCAAAAACGCGGTAGCGTATGCCCTTGGGGACACGCTCATCGTGAGCGACATGGGTGAGGCAAGAGCAGTAGGAATCGGAAAGGTTCGTATGGTGACCCTGGGCGGCGAGCTCCTTGAGAGGAGCGGGGCGATAACCGGCGGCCACTACAGGCCGAGGGGCAAGCTCGGGGTAAACGTCGACGAGATAAGGAAGAGGGCCGAGAGGCTCGAACGTGAGAAAGAAGCTTTGGAATCCTCAATTAACGCGCTCAAGATCGAGGTTAAGGGCCTCCAGAACGAGCTCTTTGAGCTCCGCATGAGAAAGAGCGACCTGAGCAAGGACCTTCAGGTCGTCCAGAGGGAGATGGAGCGTCTTCTTGCTGAAGATAAGGCCCTCAAGGAGGGTATCGAGGAGAGCGAGAGGCTCATCGAGGTTCTTGAGAAGAGGATTCACGGAACTAAGGGCGACATGGCAAAGCTCCGCGGAAGGATAGAGCGGCTTGAGAAGAAGAGGGAGAAGCTCAAAAGGGCCCTTGAGAACCCCGAGGCGAGGGAGCTGAACCAGAAGATCAGGGAAGTGGAGCACGAGATAAGCAAGCTGAGGGAAGAGCTGAGCAAGGTGGAAAGTAAGCTTGAGAACCTTGAGATAAGGATAAACGAGGAGCTCCTCCCGAGGAAGGCCGACCTCGAGGAGGAGATAGAGGGGCTCGTGAACAGGATAAACGCCCTCAAGGCCAACATCGCCGAGAACGAGAACGCGATAAAGGAGTTCGAGAAGGAACTTGAGGAGCTCAGGAAGGCTGAGGAGAGCGTCAAGGACGAGCTCAAGGAGCTCCGCGAGAGACGCGAGAAAGTCAAGAACGAGATAATAGACCTCCGCTCGGAGAAGGACGAGCTCAACTCCAAGCTCCAGGAGCTGCGCATCGAGGCCAACACACTCAAGATAAAGCTCGCCCAGTACGAGGCAACGCTGAAGGAGAAGCAGGACGAGCTGAAGCACCACGACACCAAGCTCATAAGGAGCATCAAGGAAGTCCCGCTGGAGCTTGAGGCTTTGAGGGAGCAGATAGAGAAGATGGAGGAGGAGATACGCTCCCTTGAGCCCGTCAACATGAAGGCCATAGAGGACTTCGAGGTCGTTGAGAGGAGATACCTTGAGCTGAAGAGCAAGCGCGAGCAGGTTCTGGCTGAGAAGGAGAGCATAGAGGAGTTCATCGAGGAGATAGAGGGGCAGAAGAGGAACGTCTTTATGCAGACCCTCAGCGAGATAGCCAGGAACTTCTCGGAGCTCTTCGCGAAGCTCTCCCCTGGAGGGAGCGCCAGGCTCATCCTTGAGAACCCGGACGACCCCTTCGCGGGCGGTCTTGAGATAGAGGCCAAGCCTGCTGGAAAAGACGTCAAGCGCATAGAGGCCATGAGCGGCGGTGAGAAGGCACTAACCGCACTCGCCTTCGTCTTCGCGATACAGCGCTACAAGCCGGCGCCGTTCTACCTCTTCGACGAGATCGATGCCCACCTCGACGATGCCAACGTCAAGCGCGTCGCAGACCTCATCAAAGAAGCATCGCAGAACAGCCAGTTCATCGTGATAACCCTCAGGGACGTCATGATGGCCAACGCGGACAAGATAATCGGCGTCAGCATGAGGAACGGCGTGTCAAGAGTTGTGGCGCTCAGCCTTGAGAAGGCCATGAAGATACTTGAAGAGGCAAGGAAGAGGAGCGAGGCCGAGCATGCTGAGATGTTCGGACATTTGAGCGGGTGA
- a CDS encoding DUF835 domain-containing protein, whose protein sequence is MMFRGRPRRRGSRVIDYRRLDDVLAKNPQRGKILITRRPPFEVKAPNVYQVWVTKVSHPKAVHPSRLHVIEQIVWDRLGNNRSDVVLDAVEYLMIENGVEPTLRFVSKIRDMAVMKNSNFYVTVSDGIDTKVLNILRRIVE, encoded by the coding sequence ATGATGTTTAGGGGGCGGCCCCGGAGGAGAGGCTCACGGGTTATTGATTACCGCCGTCTCGACGATGTCCTCGCCAAAAATCCTCAGCGGGGAAAGATTCTGATAACCCGAAGACCACCCTTTGAGGTCAAAGCCCCCAACGTCTACCAGGTGTGGGTCACTAAAGTCTCCCATCCAAAGGCAGTCCATCCGTCCAGGCTTCACGTGATTGAGCAGATTGTGTGGGATCGCCTGGGGAACAACAGATCTGACGTTGTTCTGGATGCGGTTGAATACCTGATGATAGAGAACGGTGTTGAACCCACGCTCCGCTTCGTTAGCAAGATACGGGACATGGCTGTCATGAAGAACTCTAACTTCTACGTTACCGTGAGTGACGGCATAGACACCAAGGTGCTCAACATCCTGCGTAGAATAGTCGAGTAA
- the mce gene encoding methylmalonyl-CoA epimerase, whose translation MIKKIDHVGIAVRNLDEAIKVWEGLGLKVEEIEEVPDQKVRTAIIHVGESRIELLEGTSEDSPIAKFIAKRGEGIHHIALGVDNIEEHLEKLKEKGYRLIDEKPRTGAGGARIAFVHPKAVTGVLLELCEREG comes from the coding sequence ATGATAAAGAAGATAGACCACGTTGGTATAGCCGTTAGGAACCTCGACGAGGCCATCAAGGTCTGGGAGGGTCTCGGCCTAAAGGTCGAGGAGATCGAAGAGGTGCCCGACCAGAAGGTTAGGACCGCGATAATCCACGTCGGCGAGAGCAGGATAGAGCTCCTTGAAGGAACCTCCGAGGACTCGCCGATAGCCAAGTTCATAGCCAAGCGCGGGGAGGGCATACACCACATAGCCCTCGGCGTGGACAACATCGAAGAGCACCTTGAGAAGCTCAAGGAGAAAGGTTACAGGCTCATCGATGAGAAGCCCCGCACCGGTGCCGGGGGTGCGAGGATAGCCTTCGTCCACCCGAAGGCGGTAACGGGTGTGCTTCTCGAACTCTGCGAAAGGGAAGGGTAG
- the meaB gene encoding methylmalonyl Co-A mutase-associated GTPase MeaB has translation MIDDLIERMLQGDRRATARLITLVENDEDKAREIIRKIHPHTGNAYIVGITGPPGAGKSTLLDKLIRVAREEGKVVGVIAIDPTSPFTGGALLGDRIRMQRHSTDPGVFIRSMATRGSLGGLAKATNDAIKVLDAYGCDVIFVETVGVGQIEIDIVKTADTVVLVTVPGLGDDVQAIKAGLMEIADVFVINKADKEGADATYFELNLMLDLEKERWEKRGWRPPIVETVATTMKGIRELWSAIKEHHGFLVQSGEIERKRKFRAEEEVKTIVSGRIAKAISERLDEGEVAALIEKVVRREVDPYSAADLVLEKALGVKV, from the coding sequence ATGATAGACGACCTTATAGAACGCATGCTCCAGGGGGACAGGCGCGCGACGGCGAGGCTCATAACCCTCGTCGAGAACGATGAGGACAAGGCAAGGGAGATAATACGGAAAATACATCCCCACACGGGGAACGCATACATCGTCGGCATAACCGGGCCGCCGGGGGCCGGAAAATCGACCCTTCTTGACAAGCTCATCAGGGTTGCCAGGGAGGAGGGGAAGGTCGTAGGCGTCATAGCCATAGACCCCACCTCCCCCTTCACCGGCGGTGCCCTCCTCGGCGACAGGATAAGGATGCAGAGGCACTCCACCGACCCAGGAGTTTTCATTAGGAGCATGGCAACCAGGGGTTCCCTCGGTGGACTCGCCAAGGCCACCAACGATGCCATAAAGGTTCTCGATGCCTACGGCTGTGACGTGATCTTCGTCGAAACGGTCGGTGTTGGCCAGATCGAGATTGACATCGTCAAGACTGCCGATACCGTGGTTCTCGTAACCGTGCCCGGCCTGGGGGATGATGTGCAGGCGATAAAGGCCGGCCTTATGGAGATAGCGGACGTGTTTGTCATCAACAAGGCCGACAAGGAAGGAGCGGATGCGACCTACTTCGAGCTCAACCTCATGCTCGACCTTGAGAAGGAGCGTTGGGAAAAGAGAGGCTGGAGGCCGCCTATAGTTGAGACGGTGGCGACAACGATGAAGGGAATCCGGGAGCTCTGGTCAGCTATAAAAGAACACCATGGGTTCCTTGTTCAGAGCGGCGAGATAGAGAGGAAGAGGAAGTTCCGTGCCGAGGAGGAGGTCAAGACGATAGTTTCGGGCAGAATAGCCAAGGCCATAAGCGAGAGGCTTGATGAGGGGGAGGTGGCGGCCCTGATAGAAAAGGTCGTGAGGAGGGAGGTTGACCCTTACTCTGCCGCGGATCTTGTACTTGAAAAAGCCCTGGGGGTGAAGGTATGA
- a CDS encoding cobalamin B12-binding domain-containing protein has protein sequence MVERSKVRVLVAKPGLDGHDRGAKVVARALRDAGFEVIYTGIRQTPEQIVESVIQEDVDVLGISILSGAHMVLIPKILRLLEERGIKPNEDVLVIAGGIIPPDDAEQLEKTGVAKVFGPGSPIGDIISFIDENVTKLKKFRSG, from the coding sequence ATGGTCGAGCGCTCCAAGGTTAGGGTTCTCGTTGCAAAACCCGGACTTGACGGTCACGACAGGGGAGCCAAGGTCGTTGCGAGGGCTTTGCGTGACGCTGGTTTTGAGGTCATATACACGGGCATAAGACAGACTCCGGAGCAGATAGTGGAGAGCGTCATCCAGGAGGACGTTGACGTCCTTGGGATAAGCATCCTCTCCGGTGCGCACATGGTTCTGATTCCCAAGATTCTGAGGCTTCTTGAGGAGCGCGGTATAAAGCCCAACGAAGACGTTCTCGTTATTGCCGGTGGAATAATACCGCCCGACGACGCCGAACAGCTTGAGAAGACCGGCGTTGCCAAGGTCTTCGGCCCGGGAAGTCCGATCGGCGACATAATAAGCTTCATCGATGAGAACGTCACGAAGCTCAAGAAGTTCAGGTCGGGATAG
- a CDS encoding PHP domain-containing protein codes for MLEFPHDIHTHTVYSDGIGGIAENIAAAEEKGLRLLGITDHSHYLSERTLGRYVREIKRWGGETDITVLAGVEGNITSGGVDVPDVMAKKLDYVIASVHEWLESPSQYIGLVKLALLDENVTVIGHFGANFPHIGYPSMEELEEVLDLAEANGKAFEISSRYRVPDTDFIRECIKRGVKLAFASDAHRPRGVGSVSWSERVFKKAGGKKEDLLFGELL; via the coding sequence ATGCTCGAATTCCCACACGACATACACACCCACACCGTCTACTCGGACGGTATCGGGGGGATAGCCGAGAACATAGCAGCTGCCGAAGAGAAGGGACTTAGACTGCTTGGCATAACCGACCACAGCCACTACCTCTCGGAGAGAACCCTCGGCAGGTACGTTAGGGAGATAAAGCGGTGGGGAGGGGAGACGGATATAACGGTGCTGGCAGGGGTTGAGGGCAACATAACATCCGGAGGAGTCGATGTTCCGGACGTCATGGCGAAAAAGCTCGACTACGTGATAGCCAGCGTCCACGAGTGGCTGGAGAGCCCGAGCCAGTACATCGGGCTTGTGAAGCTGGCCCTTCTCGATGAGAACGTGACGGTCATAGGGCACTTCGGTGCAAACTTTCCCCACATAGGGTATCCATCAATGGAGGAGCTGGAGGAGGTTCTCGATCTGGCAGAGGCCAACGGAAAGGCCTTCGAGATAAGCTCCCGCTACCGTGTTCCCGACACTGACTTCATAAGGGAGTGCATAAAGCGCGGCGTAAAGCTGGCCTTCGCGAGCGATGCCCACAGGCCAAGGGGCGTTGGGAGCGTCTCCTGGAGCGAGAGGGTTTTCAAGAAGGCGGGAGGAAAAAAGGAAGACCTGCTGTTCGGGGAGTTATTGTAA